Proteins found in one Caldisericia bacterium genomic segment:
- the lepB gene encoding signal peptidase I, producing the protein MNRVLKEIISWILTFLIAFALAFTIRTFIYEPYRVQMSSMNPTLYENDLIMVNKFIYRFREPKRGEIVIFKPPYGDKDYIKRVIGLPGEIIEIKDGYVYINGKKLNESYIKNTTPGNLGPLKIPEGTIFVMGDNRGNSLDSREFGPIDIKSIDGRADFVFWPINHIKNLNNVKW; encoded by the coding sequence ATGAATAGAGTTTTAAAAGAGATAATAAGTTGGATTTTAACATTTTTAATTGCTTTTGCTTTAGCATTTACCATAAGGACATTTATTTATGAGCCATACAGAGTTCAAATGTCATCTATGAATCCAACTTTATATGAGAATGATTTAATAATGGTTAATAAATTTATATACAGATTCAGAGAACCCAAAAGAGGTGAAATAGTAATTTTCAAGCCACCCTATGGTGATAAAGATTATATAAAAAGAGTCATAGGGCTTCCAGGAGAGATAATTGAGATTAAAGATGGTTATGTCTATATAAATGGGAAAAAACTTAATGAAAGTTATATAAAAAATACTACACCAGGTAATTTAGGACCTCTCAAAATTCCAGAAGGAACTATCTTTGTTATGGGAGATAATAGGGGAAATTCGCTTGATTCAAGAGAATTTGGTCCAATTGATATAAAATCGATTGATGGAAGAGCAGATTTTGTTTTTTGGCCAATAAACCACATTAAAAATTTAAATAATGTTAAGTGGTGA
- a CDS encoding MATE family efflux transporter, translated as MNLLLLNHTKCFFKKEDKEINGEILNLSLPAVGENLLQTVFSFVDMAFVGRLGALSLAGVGLANQLIFVFLAIMIAINIGVNVLVAQNYGAGKIEKTKEIVWQGIYFSLFLSILFFIFGILFSYNVFYLFSGEVALKKVAGDYFFYIITPSIVFVTPLIFGAIFRGIGDTKTPFYLSLISNSINIFLDYVLIFGKFGFPAMGVKGAAIATSISKGIALLIYLFLIFNKKRPFFIEFKLSKLNFEIIKNMFKIGFPASLERFMFSFGNLFFGNIVLGIGTEAFAAHRIAINIESLSFNTGFGFTHATTTLVGKAIGRDDEDLAKRYTYNSLKITLLIMSSVGVILFFFPDLFIRIFTDDKTVINYARIAVKIISIAQPFFAMVLIFMGGLRGGGNTSSPFWATTFGMYLIRIPFAYILVKLFYLGMFGAWIAMAGDIIFKGIYLYIIFSKRANFRRYVFD; from the coding sequence ATGAATCTTTTATTGTTGAATCATACTAAATGTTTCTTTAAAAAAGAAGATAAAGAAATTAATGGAGAAATTTTAAATCTTTCACTTCCTGCAGTTGGTGAAAACTTATTACAAACTGTATTTTCATTCGTTGACATGGCCTTTGTTGGAAGACTTGGTGCACTATCTCTTGCTGGTGTTGGATTAGCAAACCAACTCATATTTGTTTTCCTTGCCATTATGATCGCAATAAATATTGGTGTAAATGTTCTTGTTGCTCAAAATTATGGTGCAGGGAAAATTGAAAAGACAAAAGAGATTGTGTGGCAAGGAATATACTTTTCTCTTTTTTTATCTATTTTATTTTTTATTTTTGGAATTTTGTTTTCATATAATGTTTTTTATCTTTTCAGCGGTGAAGTTGCTTTAAAAAAAGTTGCTGGTGATTACTTTTTTTACATAATAACTCCATCAATTGTTTTTGTTACACCTCTTATTTTTGGGGCAATATTTAGGGGAATTGGAGACACAAAAACTCCTTTTTATTTGTCTCTTATCTCTAACTCAATTAATATTTTCCTAGATTATGTATTAATATTTGGTAAATTTGGATTTCCAGCAATGGGAGTTAAAGGTGCCGCAATTGCAACTTCAATTTCAAAAGGAATTGCTCTTTTAATATATTTATTTTTAATTTTTAATAAAAAAAGACCCTTTTTTATTGAATTTAAATTATCTAAATTAAATTTTGAAATAATTAAAAATATGTTTAAAATAGGATTTCCTGCCTCTCTTGAAAGATTTATGTTCTCTTTTGGAAATTTATTCTTTGGAAATATAGTTTTAGGTATTGGAACAGAGGCATTTGCAGCGCATAGAATTGCAATAAATATAGAATCTTTATCTTTTAATACAGGCTTTGGTTTTACACATGCAACAACAACTCTCGTTGGTAAGGCTATTGGAAGAGATGATGAAGACCTTGCAAAAAGATACACATATAACTCATTAAAAATAACACTTTTAATTATGAGTTCAGTTGGTGTAATTTTGTTCTTTTTTCCAGATCTATTTATTAGAATTTTTACAGATGATAAAACTGTTATTAATTATGCAAGAATTGCAGTTAAAATAATTTCAATTGCACAACCATTTTTTGCTATGGTTTTAATTTTTATGGGAGGATTAAGGGGTGGTGGAAACACCTCTTCTCCATTCTGGGCTACAACATTTGGAATGTATTTAATTAGGATTCCATTTGCATATATTCTAGTAAAACTTTTCTATCTTGGAATGTTTGGCGCATGGATTGCAATGGCAGGTGATATTATTTTTAAGGGTATTTATTTATATATTATTTTTTCTAAAAGAGCAAATTTCAGAAGGTATGTTTTTGATTAA
- the rplS gene encoding 50S ribosomal protein L19 has product MREIKLVENSFLRNDIPQFKPGDTLRVYIKIKEGGKERIQVFEGICIARKGGGTRETFTVRKVSFGVGVEKIFPLHSPSIEKIEVVRFGDVRRAKLYYLRELKGKKARVKEKIKTKKIFEEVIGEEIQEETTNSEENVS; this is encoded by the coding sequence ATGAGAGAGATTAAACTTGTTGAGAATAGTTTTTTAAGAAATGATATACCTCAATTTAAACCAGGTGATACATTAAGGGTTTATATAAAAATAAAAGAAGGAGGAAAAGAAAGAATCCAAGTTTTTGAAGGAATATGTATTGCAAGAAAAGGCGGAGGCACTAGAGAAACATTTACAGTAAGAAAGGTTTCTTTTGGTGTTGGTGTTGAAAAAATTTTTCCACTTCACTCTCCATCAATAGAAAAAATTGAGGTTGTAAGATTTGGAGATGTAAGAAGAGCCAAATTGTATTATCTTAGAGAATTAAAAGGTAAAAAAGCAAGAGTTAAAGAAAAAATTAAAACAAAGAAAATTTTTGAAGAAGTTATAGGCGAAGAAATTCAAGAAGAAACAACAAACAGTGAGGAAAATGTAAGTTAA
- a CDS encoding ribonuclease HII, protein MLSGEKLIIGIDEAGRGALAGPLVVASFLNNKKIPEFVKDSKILTEEKREKIFKYFLNENLSFGIGIINPSFIDKNGIVESLKRGIELSINFILNKESILFDENFFSHYEIFNDYSLYFGEKILTNDFLILIDGNTPFLENYKIISIIDGDNRIPLISAASIVAKVIRDKIMRKIGTIYKDYEFDINKGYGTQSHYEKIKICGISNCHRKSFLKNLIIGGNR, encoded by the coding sequence ATGTTAAGTGGTGAAAAATTAATTATTGGAATTGACGAAGCTGGAAGAGGAGCATTGGCAGGACCACTAGTTGTTGCGTCTTTTTTAAATAATAAAAAAATTCCCGAGTTTGTAAAAGATTCAAAAATATTAACTGAAGAAAAAAGAGAAAAAATTTTTAAATACTTTTTAAATGAAAATCTCTCTTTTGGCATAGGAATTATAAATCCTAGTTTTATAGATAAAAATGGCATTGTAGAATCTTTAAAAAGAGGTATTGAACTTTCTATAAATTTTATTTTAAATAAAGAATCTATTCTTTTTGATGAAAACTTCTTTTCACATTATGAAATTTTTAATGATTACTCTCTTTATTTTGGTGAGAAAATACTTACCAATGATTTTTTAATATTAATTGATGGCAATACTCCCTTTTTAGAAAATTATAAAATAATATCTATTATTGATGGAGATAATAGGATTCCTTTAATAAGCGCTGCATCAATTGTTGCTAAAGTAATAAGAGATAAAATAATGAGAAAAATAGGCACTATTTATAAAGATTATGAATTTGATATAAATAAAGGATACGGAACACAATCTCATTATGAAAAAATAAAAATATGTGGCATATCAAATTGTCACAGAAAAAGTTTTTTAAAAAATTTAATAATAGGAGGTAATAGATGA